The proteins below are encoded in one region of Pan paniscus chromosome 4, NHGRI_mPanPan1-v2.0_pri, whole genome shotgun sequence:
- the SCGB3A2 gene encoding secretoglobin family 3A member 2, whose product MKLVTIFLLVTISLCSYSATAFLINKVPLPVDKLAPLPLDNILPFMDPLKLLLKTLGISVEHLVEGLRKCVNELGPEASEAVKKLLEALSHLV is encoded by the exons ATGAAGCTGGTAACTATCTTCCTGCTGGTGACCATCAGCCTTTGTAGTTACTCTG CTACTGCCTTCCTCATCAACAAAGTGCCCCTTCCTGTTGACAAGTTGGCACCTTTACCTCTGGACAACATTCTTCCCTTTATGGATCCATTAAAGCTTCTTCTGAAAACTCTGGGCATTTCTGTTGAGCACCTTGTGGAGGGGCTAAGGAAGTGTGTAAATGAGCTGGGACCAGAGGCTTCTGAAGCTGTGAAGAAACTGCTG GAGGCGCTATCACACTTGGTGTGA
- the C4H5orf46 gene encoding uncharacterized protein C5orf46 homolog has protein sequence MAVSVLRLTVVLGLLVLILTCYADDKPDKPDDKPDDSGKDPKPDFPKFLSLLGTEIIENAVEFILRSMSRSTGFMEFDDNEGKHSSK, from the exons ATGGCTGTCTCAGTACTTCGCCTAACAGTTGTCCTGGGACTGCTTGTCTTAATCCTGACCTGCTATGCAG ACGACAAACCAGACAAGCCAGATGACAAGCCAGATGATTCGGGCAAAGACCCAAAGCCAGACTTCCCCAAATTCCTAAGCCTCCTGGGCACAGAGATCATTGAGAATGCAGTCGAGTTCATACTCCGCTCCATGTCCAGGAGCAC aGGATTTATGGAATTTGATGATAATGAAGGAAAACATTCATCAAAGTGA